One Peribacillus simplex NBRC 15720 = DSM 1321 genomic region harbors:
- a CDS encoding CTP synthase, with product MTKYIFVTGGVVSSLGKGITAASLGRLLKNRGLNVTIQKFDPYINLDPGTMSPYQHGEVFVTDDGAETDLDLGHYERFIDINLGKHSNVTTGRIYSTVLRKERRGDYLGGTVQVIPHITNEIKERVFRSGNETNADIVITEIGGTVGDIESLPFLEAIRQIKSDIGINNVMYIHCTLVPYIKAAGEMKTKPTQHSVKELRSLGIQPNIIVARTESPISQDMKDKIALFCDIDKNSVIECLDADTLYSIPLALQAQNMDQIVCDHLQLDCGEADMEDWKELVKKVTSLSKKTKIALVGKYVELQDAYLSVVEALKHAGYAFDADVEIDWVNSEDVTKENVAELLQGADGILVPGGFGDRGIEGKIAATEFARTTKTPFFGICLGMQLASIEYARNVLGLPEAHSAEINENTPDPIIDLLPEQKDVEDLGGTLRLGLYPCKLIEGTKAYEAYNDEVVYERHRHRYEFNNHYRQAMEEAGFVFSGTSPDGRLVEIVELKDHPWFVASQFHPEFTSRPNRPQPLFRDFVGMSLKRGKNL from the coding sequence ATGACAAAATATATTTTTGTGACAGGTGGAGTAGTTTCTTCCTTGGGAAAAGGGATAACGGCCGCTTCTTTAGGTAGATTATTAAAAAATAGGGGATTGAATGTTACGATCCAGAAGTTTGACCCTTATATCAACTTGGATCCTGGTACGATGAGTCCATATCAACATGGTGAAGTGTTTGTAACGGATGATGGTGCTGAAACGGATTTGGATTTGGGGCACTATGAGCGTTTCATTGATATCAACCTTGGTAAACACAGCAATGTGACTACAGGCAGAATTTATTCAACCGTCCTGAGAAAAGAACGCCGTGGCGATTATCTAGGTGGAACGGTTCAAGTCATTCCCCATATCACGAATGAAATTAAAGAACGGGTTTTCCGTTCAGGTAATGAAACGAATGCCGATATAGTCATCACTGAAATTGGCGGTACTGTAGGGGATATTGAGTCTCTTCCATTCCTTGAAGCGATTCGCCAAATCAAGAGTGATATCGGCATCAATAATGTTATGTATATCCACTGTACACTGGTTCCTTACATCAAAGCTGCTGGTGAAATGAAAACAAAACCGACACAGCATAGTGTAAAAGAATTACGCAGTCTTGGTATTCAGCCAAATATCATCGTTGCCCGTACAGAAAGTCCGATTTCACAAGATATGAAGGATAAAATCGCTTTATTCTGCGATATCGATAAAAATTCTGTTATCGAATGTCTTGATGCGGATACACTTTACTCCATCCCTCTTGCGCTTCAAGCACAAAATATGGACCAAATCGTTTGTGATCACTTGCAATTGGACTGTGGCGAAGCGGATATGGAAGATTGGAAGGAACTAGTTAAAAAGGTTACTTCTTTATCAAAGAAAACGAAAATCGCCTTAGTCGGAAAATATGTTGAATTGCAAGATGCTTATCTTTCTGTAGTGGAAGCACTTAAGCATGCAGGTTACGCATTTGATGCAGATGTTGAAATCGACTGGGTGAATTCCGAAGATGTAACAAAAGAAAATGTTGCTGAACTTCTTCAAGGTGCAGATGGAATCCTTGTCCCTGGCGGTTTTGGAGATCGTGGAATCGAAGGGAAAATTGCAGCGACCGAATTTGCCCGCACGACCAAAACACCATTCTTCGGAATTTGCTTAGGCATGCAGTTGGCATCCATTGAGTATGCACGCAACGTCTTGGGATTGCCAGAAGCACATTCAGCAGAAATTAATGAAAATACTCCAGATCCAATCATCGATCTTCTTCCTGAGCAGAAGGATGTAGAAGATTTGGGCGGTACACTGCGTCTTGGTCTGTATCCATGTAAGCTTATCGAAGGAACTAAAGCATACGAAGCGTATAATGACGAGGTTGTTTATGAACGTCACCGTCACCGTTATGAATTCAATAACCACTACCGTCAGGCTATGGAAGAGGCAGGATTCGTGTTCTCTGGTACAAGTCCAGATGGTCGTCTAGTTGAAATCGTTGAACTGAAAGATCATCCTTGGTTTGTGGCTTCTCAATTCCATCCGGAATTCACGTCACGTCCTAACCGTCCACAACCGCTATTCCGTGACTTTGTCGGAATGTCATTAAAGCGCGGCAAAAATCTTTAA
- the rpoE gene encoding DNA-directed RNA polymerase subunit delta, with product MSLKQYSKEQLLEMSLIEMAYDLLVERNEPIPFKDLISELASLHHLSKAEVEKKIAQFYTDLNVDGRFTSLGDNRWGLKTWYPVDQIEEEVVHVVKPKKKKKAKKAAVVIDDFDELEDEDLDFEEDIDDLDEDDDDDDDDILGSPVIDEVLLDDDVDDDDDLEEEIIEDDAFVLEDDEDEDEDDLDDLDKEDEK from the coding sequence TTGAGTTTAAAACAATACTCAAAAGAGCAATTATTGGAAATGTCCTTAATAGAGATGGCATATGATTTGTTAGTGGAAAGAAATGAACCGATTCCATTTAAAGACTTAATAAGTGAATTAGCTTCGCTGCACCATTTATCTAAAGCGGAAGTGGAAAAGAAAATTGCACAATTCTATACGGATTTAAATGTGGATGGCCGCTTCACTTCACTTGGGGACAACCGCTGGGGATTGAAAACATGGTACCCGGTTGACCAAATCGAAGAAGAAGTCGTACATGTTGTAAAACCTAAAAAGAAAAAGAAAGCCAAAAAGGCTGCTGTCGTTATCGACGATTTCGATGAACTTGAAGACGAAGACCTTGACTTTGAAGAAGATATCGATGATCTGGACGAGGATGACGATGATGACGATGATGATATTCTAGGTTCTCCAGTCATCGATGAAGTGCTTTTGGATGATGACGTGGATGATGACGACGATCTGGAAGAAGAAATAATCGAAGATGATGCATTTGTCCTGGAAGATGATGAGGATGAAGACGAAGATGATTTGGATGACTTGGATAAAGAGGATGAGAAATAA
- a CDS encoding DUF2529 domain-containing protein, whose product MLKIFSTQISGLFKKMIENEAFEMEDAGRLLAQAAVGDGSVFIHGFGEMQGVTAEALDGAEPFPKAKRYELGETISREDRFLIFSRHSDDSEAVLLAKQLKEKDIPFVAVSTSVASEEDSLLELADVHIDLRIQRGLIPDETGNRYGFPTLIAALFAYYGIKFTLEEIIKEYEDEE is encoded by the coding sequence ATGTTAAAAATTTTCTCGACACAGATAAGCGGTTTATTTAAAAAAATGATTGAAAATGAAGCCTTTGAAATGGAAGATGCCGGACGCTTGCTGGCTCAGGCTGCGGTTGGGGATGGTTCCGTTTTCATTCATGGTTTTGGTGAAATGCAAGGCGTCACTGCCGAGGCTTTGGACGGGGCAGAACCCTTTCCTAAGGCAAAAAGATATGAATTAGGAGAAACTATTTCCAGGGAAGATCGATTTCTTATATTCAGCCGCCATTCGGATGATTCAGAAGCGGTGTTGCTGGCAAAACAACTCAAGGAAAAAGATATCCCATTTGTTGCGGTTTCTACATCCGTCGCTTCTGAAGAAGATTCTCTTTTGGAGTTGGCTGACGTTCATATTGATTTACGTATCCAACGGGGGTTGATTCCCGATGAAACCGGAAATCGATATGGGTTCCCTACCCTCATTGCCGCTCTTTTCGCTTATTATGGGATTAAATTCACTCTTGAAGAAATCATAAAAGAATATGAAGATGAAGAATGA
- a CDS encoding response regulator: MPGKILIVDDQFGIRILLNEVLHKEGYETFQAANGIQALEVLNNHSPDLVLLDMKIPGMDGIEILKRMKVVDPDIRVIIMTAYGELDMIQEAKDLGAMTHFAKPFDIDDIRKAVREYLPIQSS, encoded by the coding sequence ATGCCAGGGAAAATATTGATTGTTGATGATCAATTCGGGATTCGTATTTTATTGAATGAGGTTTTACATAAAGAAGGGTATGAAACATTTCAAGCCGCTAATGGCATTCAAGCCTTGGAAGTGCTAAATAATCATTCACCTGATCTTGTATTGCTGGATATGAAGATTCCGGGAATGGATGGCATTGAGATCTTGAAAAGGATGAAAGTCGTCGATCCGGACATCCGGGTCATAATCATGACGGCATATGGTGAACTTGATATGATTCAAGAAGCAAAGGATTTAGGGGCAATGACACATTTTGCAAAGCCGTTTGATATTGATGATATTAGAAAAGCCGTTCGTGAATACTTGCCGATTCAATCAAGTTAA
- the icmF gene encoding fused isobutyryl-CoA mutase/GTPase IcmF has product MGTVEVYKPKNHIRFVTASSLFDGHDASINIMRRILQSSGAEVIHLGHNRSVEEIVNAAIQEDVQGIAMSSYQGGHVEYFKYMYDLLKEKGAEHIRIFAGGGGVIIPREIKELHDYGIARIFSPDEGREYGLQGMINVLMEECDFSTVKPSLQERFDELVAGGTNAIAQFITFAENRLDASQETAAAVESLFEQIKTSEKKVPVLGITGTGGAGKSSLTDELIRRFINEIPDEKVAILSVDPTKQKTGGALLGDRIRMNSIFSERVYMRSLATRHSKSELSLAIKDAISVVKAAGFDLIIVETSGIGQGDAEIAEICDVSMYVMTSEFGAPSQLEKIDMIDYADLIVINKYERKGSEDAKNQVQKQYQRSRTLFDQDPSEMPVYGTIASQFNDPGTNALFAALIEKLNEKSGTGWSTSFSKEADVYKQNVIIPTDRRYYLREISDTVRSYHKRAAEQVRIARRLFQLEGAIDAIKENDNNDDMVASLEKLKKETASNLSPESKKILSGWMDLKEKYAGEQFVTKVRDKEIVTKLKTKSLSGLMIPRVSLPKYVDYGEILGWVFRENVPGFFPYTAGVFPFKREGEDPKRQFAGEGSPDRTNRRFHYLSKDDNAKRLSTAFDSVTLYGEDPDHRPDIYGKVGESGVSICTLDDMKKLYAGFDLCHPSTSVSMTINGPAPIILAMYMNTAVDQQIQRKEEELGRPLTDAEAEEVQAFTLQTVRGTVQADILKEDQGQNTCIFSTEFALRLMGDIQAYFIDRKVRNYYSVSISGYHIAEAGANPISQLAFTLANGFTYIEYYLSRGMNIDDFAPNLSFFFSNGLDPEYTVIGRVARRIWATVMRDKYGANDRSQKLKYHIQTSGRSLHAQEIDFNDIRTTLQALMALQDNCNSLHTNAYDEAITTPTEESVRRAMAIQMIITKEHGLSKNENPMQGAFIVEELTDLVEEAVLQEFDRINDRGGVLGAMETQYQRGKIQDESMHYEMKKHTGELPIIGVNTYLNPNPPSEEAVNSMEIARATKEEKEGQIINLRAFQERNEAFTDEALTKLKLAAMNGENIFAELMNCVRVASLGQITRALYDVGGQYRRNM; this is encoded by the coding sequence ATGGGTACAGTTGAGGTGTATAAACCGAAAAACCATATCAGATTCGTGACAGCTTCGAGTTTATTTGATGGACATGATGCATCTATCAACATCATGCGGAGGATCCTTCAGTCCAGCGGCGCGGAAGTTATTCACCTGGGACATAATCGCTCGGTGGAAGAGATCGTGAATGCGGCCATCCAGGAAGATGTCCAAGGCATAGCGATGTCATCCTATCAAGGCGGACATGTGGAATATTTCAAATATATGTATGACCTGTTGAAGGAAAAGGGAGCCGAGCACATTCGGATTTTTGCCGGCGGTGGCGGGGTCATCATTCCGAGGGAAATCAAGGAACTCCATGATTATGGGATTGCCCGTATCTTCTCCCCTGATGAAGGGCGGGAATATGGGCTTCAGGGCATGATAAATGTATTGATGGAGGAGTGTGATTTCTCGACTGTCAAACCATCTTTACAGGAGCGCTTTGATGAACTGGTTGCAGGGGGGACAAATGCCATTGCCCAATTTATTACCTTTGCCGAAAATAGACTGGATGCTTCACAGGAAACAGCGGCCGCGGTGGAGAGTCTTTTTGAGCAGATCAAGACTTCCGAAAAGAAAGTTCCTGTTCTGGGAATTACAGGGACCGGTGGCGCTGGAAAAAGTTCATTGACTGATGAATTGATACGAAGGTTCATTAACGAAATTCCAGACGAGAAAGTCGCCATTCTATCTGTAGACCCGACCAAACAGAAAACGGGCGGTGCCCTGCTTGGTGACAGGATCCGAATGAACTCGATCTTTTCTGAGCGTGTTTATATGCGGAGCCTAGCCACGCGCCATTCAAAAAGTGAGTTGTCTTTGGCAATAAAAGATGCCATTTCAGTCGTGAAGGCAGCTGGCTTCGATTTAATCATCGTCGAAACGAGCGGAATTGGTCAGGGGGATGCAGAAATTGCTGAGATATGCGATGTATCCATGTATGTAATGACGAGTGAATTTGGTGCTCCTTCGCAACTTGAAAAAATCGATATGATTGATTATGCAGACTTGATAGTCATTAACAAATACGAGCGCAAAGGCTCCGAGGATGCAAAAAACCAAGTTCAAAAGCAATACCAAAGAAGCCGTACACTTTTTGACCAAGATCCATCTGAAATGCCAGTATATGGTACAATCGCTTCCCAATTCAATGACCCAGGCACCAATGCATTATTCGCTGCACTGATTGAAAAGCTTAATGAAAAATCAGGGACGGGATGGAGTACGTCCTTTTCGAAAGAAGCGGATGTTTACAAGCAAAATGTCATCATTCCTACTGACCGTCGGTATTATCTACGTGAAATCAGTGATACGGTCAGATCGTATCATAAGCGTGCGGCTGAACAAGTACGTATTGCCCGGAGGCTTTTCCAACTTGAAGGAGCAATTGATGCAATAAAGGAAAATGATAACAACGACGATATGGTGGCTTCTTTAGAAAAACTGAAAAAGGAAACCGCTTCGAATTTATCACCTGAATCTAAAAAAATCCTTTCTGGGTGGATGGATTTAAAAGAAAAGTATGCAGGGGAGCAGTTTGTAACGAAAGTCAGGGATAAAGAAATCGTCACAAAGCTGAAAACTAAAAGTTTATCAGGTTTAATGATTCCGAGAGTATCACTGCCTAAATATGTGGATTATGGAGAGATCTTAGGATGGGTATTCCGTGAGAACGTTCCGGGATTCTTTCCTTACACAGCGGGAGTCTTTCCATTCAAGCGTGAAGGGGAAGACCCGAAGCGGCAATTTGCCGGTGAAGGATCGCCCGACCGAACCAACAGGCGTTTCCATTATTTATCAAAGGATGATAATGCTAAACGGCTAAGTACGGCTTTCGATTCTGTAACTTTATATGGCGAGGACCCTGATCACCGGCCTGATATCTATGGAAAGGTAGGGGAAAGCGGAGTCAGCATCTGTACGTTGGATGACATGAAAAAGCTGTATGCAGGCTTTGACCTTTGCCACCCCTCAACCTCTGTATCAATGACCATCAATGGACCGGCACCAATCATTTTGGCCATGTATATGAATACTGCAGTCGATCAGCAGATTCAACGGAAAGAAGAAGAGTTAGGCCGTCCCCTTACGGATGCCGAGGCTGAAGAAGTGCAGGCTTTTACCCTTCAAACGGTACGCGGAACTGTTCAAGCGGATATTCTGAAAGAGGACCAAGGTCAGAATACATGCATCTTCTCTACGGAATTTGCTTTAAGGTTAATGGGGGACATTCAAGCATATTTCATTGATCGGAAAGTCAGGAACTACTACTCTGTATCCATTTCTGGCTATCACATTGCAGAAGCGGGTGCCAACCCCATTTCACAGCTGGCTTTTACATTAGCTAATGGCTTTACTTACATCGAATATTATTTAAGTCGCGGAATGAATATTGATGACTTTGCCCCGAATTTGTCGTTCTTCTTCTCAAATGGGCTCGACCCGGAATATACGGTTATCGGGAGGGTGGCAAGAAGGATTTGGGCGACAGTCATGCGGGATAAATATGGTGCGAATGACCGTAGCCAGAAGCTCAAATACCATATACAGACTTCTGGGCGCTCCCTTCATGCGCAAGAAATTGATTTTAATGATATCAGAACGACACTTCAGGCATTAATGGCACTACAGGACAACTGTAACTCCCTGCATACTAATGCGTATGATGAAGCCATCACGACCCCTACTGAAGAATCCGTGCGCCGGGCAATGGCCATACAAATGATCATTACAAAGGAGCATGGTCTCTCAAAAAATGAAAATCCGATGCAAGGTGCCTTCATCGTAGAGGAATTGACGGATCTGGTTGAAGAGGCCGTACTGCAAGAGTTCGATCGCATCAATGATCGAGGCGGTGTGCTGGGGGCAATGGAGACGCAGTATCAGCGCGGGAAAATCCAGGATGAATCGATGCATTACGAAATGAAAAAGCATACGGGAGAATTGCCGATCATTGGTGTCAATACCTATTTGAACCCAAACCCTCCTTCCGAAGAAGCAGTGAACAGCATGGAAATTGCCCGTGCAACAAAGGAAGAAAAGGAAGGGCAAATCATAAATCTCCGGGCATTCCAGGAAAGAAATGAGGCGTTCACGGATGAGGCGCTAACTAAACTGAAATTGGCAGCCATGAATGGGGAAAATATCTTTGCTGAACTCATGAACTGCGTGAGAGTGGCCAGTCTGGGTCAGATAACGAGGGCGCTATATGATGTAGGCGGTCAATATCGAAGAAATATGTAA
- a CDS encoding TetR/AcrR family transcriptional regulator: MEKREVLASVKDERLVEKRRTQMIKGAVTLFKEKGFHRTTTREIAKAAGFSIGTLYEYIRTKEDILYLVCDFIYDEVQEKLQKEIDQSDGTLESLKLTIAYFYKVMDDMQDEVLVMYQEVKALTKDALPYVLNKELRMVGMFEKVITKCVENGELLLTAKQISLVSHNIFVQGQMWSFRRWALHKEYTLQEYVELQTQLLIHNISLQKNTEINSFQ; the protein is encoded by the coding sequence ATGGAAAAAAGAGAAGTTCTTGCGTCGGTGAAGGATGAGCGGTTGGTAGAAAAAAGGCGTACACAAATGATTAAAGGGGCGGTGACCCTTTTTAAGGAAAAGGGATTTCACCGTACGACAACCCGGGAAATAGCCAAAGCGGCTGGCTTTAGTATTGGCACGCTATACGAGTATATCCGAACCAAGGAAGATATATTATACCTCGTCTGTGACTTTATCTACGATGAAGTCCAGGAAAAGCTTCAGAAAGAAATAGATCAGAGCGATGGGACACTTGAAAGCTTGAAGCTTACGATCGCCTATTTTTATAAAGTGATGGATGATATGCAAGACGAAGTGCTGGTCATGTATCAAGAGGTGAAAGCACTGACGAAAGATGCTTTACCTTATGTATTGAATAAAGAACTTCGGATGGTCGGCATGTTTGAAAAGGTGATAACGAAATGTGTTGAGAATGGGGAGCTCCTGTTGACGGCAAAACAAATAAGCCTTGTTTCTCATAATATTTTCGTTCAGGGACAGATGTGGAGTTTTAGAAGGTGGGCATTGCATAAAGAGTATACGCTTCAAGAATATGTTGAACTGCAGACGCAATTATTGATTCATAATATCTCGCTTCAGAAAAACACTGAAATAAATTCGTTTCAATAA
- a CDS encoding UDP-N-acetylglucosamine 1-carboxyvinyltransferase — MEKLKIAGGYPLKGSIRVSGAKNSAVALIPATILADSPVTIEGLPDISDVQMLKELMEEIGGEVSFDEGEMTVNPSRMISMPLPNGRVKKLRASYYLMGAMLGKFKKAVIGLPGGCHLGPRPIDQHIKGFEALGAQVTNEQGAIYLRADELRGARIYLDVVSVGATINIMLAAVLAKGRTVIENAAKEPEIIDVATLLTNMGAKIKGAGTDIIRIDGVESLHGCKHTIIPDRIEAGTFMILAAAVGEGILIDNVIPQHLESLTAKLREMGINIEAGDDQIFVSPGENYKSVDIKTLVYPGFPTDLQQPFTSLLTKASGSSMVTDTIYGARFKHIDELRRMNAKIKVEGRAGIVDGPVQLHGAKVKASDLRAGAALVIAGLMAEGITEVTGLEHIDRGYSHLVEKLSGLGATIWREEMTQEEVEQLKS, encoded by the coding sequence ATGGAAAAACTTAAAATTGCCGGTGGCTACCCTCTAAAGGGAAGCATTCGTGTCAGCGGAGCAAAAAATAGTGCGGTTGCCCTTATTCCAGCAACAATTTTAGCGGACTCTCCCGTAACGATTGAAGGCCTGCCTGATATCTCGGATGTACAGATGCTGAAAGAGTTAATGGAGGAAATTGGCGGTGAGGTATCCTTTGATGAAGGAGAAATGACAGTCAACCCTAGCAGGATGATTTCAATGCCTCTTCCTAATGGAAGGGTCAAGAAGTTACGTGCCTCTTATTATTTAATGGGGGCAATGCTTGGTAAATTCAAAAAGGCAGTGATCGGCTTGCCTGGAGGCTGCCATTTAGGACCCCGTCCGATAGATCAGCATATTAAGGGCTTCGAAGCACTAGGCGCACAAGTGACGAATGAACAAGGAGCCATTTACCTTAGGGCGGACGAGCTACGGGGAGCCCGCATCTATTTGGATGTCGTTAGTGTAGGGGCAACGATCAACATCATGCTTGCCGCCGTTTTGGCCAAAGGCCGCACTGTGATTGAAAACGCTGCGAAAGAACCGGAAATCATCGATGTTGCCACATTGTTGACCAATATGGGAGCGAAAATAAAGGGTGCTGGAACGGATATCATTCGTATTGATGGTGTGGAAAGTTTGCATGGGTGCAAGCATACGATCATACCGGATCGGATTGAAGCCGGTACTTTCATGATTTTAGCCGCTGCTGTCGGTGAAGGAATTCTGATCGATAATGTCATTCCCCAGCATTTGGAGTCATTGACTGCCAAATTAAGGGAAATGGGGATTAATATTGAAGCGGGTGATGACCAGATATTTGTCTCACCGGGAGAAAACTATAAATCCGTTGATATCAAGACGTTGGTTTACCCTGGATTCCCAACGGATCTTCAGCAACCTTTCACTTCCCTTTTAACAAAAGCAAGCGGTTCTAGTATGGTGACCGATACGATATACGGGGCACGATTTAAGCATATTGATGAACTGCGACGCATGAATGCGAAGATCAAAGTCGAGGGCAGAGCAGGCATTGTCGATGGTCCTGTCCAACTTCATGGGGCAAAAGTGAAGGCAAGCGATTTACGTGCCGGAGCAGCTCTGGTAATTGCCGGTTTAATGGCTGAAGGGATTACAGAAGTGACCGGGCTTGAACATATAGATCGCGGATATAGCCATCTTGTTGAAAAACTTTCAGGTTTGGGAGCGACGATTTGGCGTGAAGAAATGACCCAAGAAGAAGTGGAGCAGCTTAAAAGCTGA
- a CDS encoding class II fructose-bisphosphate aldolase, with protein sequence MPLVSMKDMLNKALEEKYAVGQFNINNLEWTQAILAAAEQEKSPVILGVSEGAARHMGGFKTTVMMVQGLLEDMKITVPVAIHLDHGSSFDKCKEAIEAGFTSVMIDASHHPIEENIETTKKVVEFAHARNVSVEAEVGTVGGQEDDVIADGVVYADPQECEQLVKETNVDCFAPALGSVHGPYKGEPDLGYKEMEEVRDLTNKPLVLHGGTGIPTKDIQKAISLGTSKINVNTENQIVFTKAVREILNNDSEVYDPRKYMVPGREAIKETVIGKIREFGSNGKA encoded by the coding sequence ATGCCTTTAGTTTCTATGAAAGATATGCTGAATAAAGCCCTTGAGGAAAAATATGCGGTAGGTCAATTCAATATCAATAACCTTGAATGGACTCAAGCTATTCTAGCTGCTGCAGAACAAGAAAAATCTCCAGTTATCCTTGGTGTTTCCGAAGGTGCTGCCCGTCATATGGGTGGTTTTAAAACGACTGTCATGATGGTTCAAGGATTGTTGGAAGACATGAAAATCACTGTTCCTGTGGCCATTCACCTTGACCATGGTTCAAGTTTTGATAAATGTAAGGAAGCTATCGAAGCCGGATTCACTTCAGTAATGATCGATGCTTCACATCATCCAATCGAAGAAAATATTGAAACAACCAAGAAGGTTGTCGAATTCGCTCACGCACGGAATGTTTCGGTTGAAGCGGAAGTGGGCACGGTTGGCGGACAAGAAGATGATGTAATCGCTGATGGAGTCGTATATGCAGACCCTCAAGAATGTGAACAGTTAGTTAAAGAAACGAATGTCGACTGTTTTGCTCCAGCTTTGGGATCCGTTCACGGACCATACAAAGGTGAACCTGACCTAGGCTATAAAGAAATGGAAGAAGTACGGGATTTAACGAACAAACCTCTTGTTCTTCATGGCGGTACAGGCATCCCTACAAAAGATATCCAAAAAGCGATTTCTCTTGGAACATCAAAAATCAATGTGAATACGGAAAATCAAATTGTGTTCACAAAAGCGGTTCGTGAAATTCTGAATAACGATTCTGAAGTGTACGATCCTCGTAAATACATGGTTCCTGGCCGTGAAGCTATTAAAGAAACTGTCATCGGCAAAATACGTGAATTCGGTTCAAACGGCAAAGCATAA
- the fsa gene encoding fructose-6-phosphate aldolase — MKFFIDTANMEEIKQAHELGVLAGVTTNPSLVAREKGVSFHDRLKEITSLVKESVSAEVIALDFEGMMAEAKELVAIAPNITIKVPMTPDGLKAVSALTKQGVKTNVTLIFSANQALLAARAGATYVSPFLGRLDDIGQNGLDLISDIADIFAIHDINAEIIAASIRHPMHITEAALKGAHIATIPYKVLIQLFHHPLTDKGIEAFLNDWNSRTEA, encoded by the coding sequence ATGAAATTCTTTATAGATACAGCAAACATGGAAGAAATCAAACAAGCCCACGAACTTGGCGTTTTAGCAGGTGTTACGACTAACCCGTCCCTTGTTGCAAGAGAAAAGGGAGTTTCTTTCCATGACCGGCTAAAAGAAATCACAAGTCTTGTTAAGGAATCCGTTTCTGCTGAAGTCATTGCGCTTGATTTTGAAGGAATGATGGCTGAAGCCAAGGAACTTGTTGCGATTGCACCTAATATCACGATTAAAGTGCCAATGACTCCGGACGGCTTGAAGGCTGTTTCAGCACTTACAAAACAAGGTGTCAAAACAAATGTCACGCTTATTTTCAGTGCCAACCAAGCATTATTGGCAGCTAGGGCAGGAGCAACTTATGTATCGCCATTTTTAGGACGCTTGGATGACATCGGCCAAAATGGTCTGGATTTAATTTCGGATATTGCTGACATATTTGCGATCCATGATATCAACGCTGAGATCATTGCAGCTTCCATCCGCCATCCGATGCATATTACAGAAGCGGCTCTTAAAGGGGCACATATTGCAACGATCCCTTATAAAGTTTTAATCCAATTATTCCACCACCCATTAACGGATAAAGGGATTGAAGCTTTCTTGAACGATTGGAATTCACGCACTGAAGCATAA